The proteins below come from a single Scatophagus argus isolate fScaArg1 chromosome 15, fScaArg1.pri, whole genome shotgun sequence genomic window:
- the LOC124072018 gene encoding beta-1,4-galactosyltransferase galt-1-like, producing the protein MAKVLECMFFSLILIFLIFVYTLSTPRTVRSIPQPRAAPNTCPSRISNETITPLDNTKHLLVSAFMDQRVKGFDIRIIGIFRRDSIQPLYCVFCCSGHISTTTRTTILQHTDNFGFPFTTTDVMCPIPQNCKATHVSLQTQQDRVKVFNQSWLPIRNQKGKEEKKFDFTVCVSTLFGDYNNVLQFAQTLEMYRLLGVDRVVIYNSSCGPDLDRLLQGYSQEGFVEMVPWPINKFLNPSHGWLFSRSGGDMHYHGQQATLNECIYRSMERSQYVLLNDIDEIIMPYHHNNLKLLMETLQHHHPNAGVFLIENFIFPKEHFEPNGKFNLSQWKGVPGVNILEHIYREELKANEYHRYKMIIQPRMVEQTSVHEPLKSFGEQYKVPVSFCRMIHIRGGTPPLLPVRELIEDKRLWDFTENLTVNVDKALERAGLLS; encoded by the exons ATGGCAAAAGTATTAGAATGCATGTTCttctccctcatcctcatcttcttAATCTTCGTCTACACTCTGAGCACACCCAGGACAGTGAGGTCCATCCCACAACCCCGTGCAGCTCCAAACACATGCCCCTCCAGGATCTCTAATGAGACTATCACCCCCCTCGACAATACCAAGCACTTACTGGTGTCAGCCTTCATGGACCAGAGAGTGAAGGGCTTTGACATTCGCATCATTGGAATATTCAGGAGAGACTCCATCCAACCTCtttactgtgttttctgctgttcagGCCATATATCAACTACAACTCGAACAACAATTTTACAACACACGGACAACTTTGGTTTTCCCTTCACCACGACGGATGTCATGTGTCCGATTCCTCAAAACTGCAAGGCTACACATGTTAGTCTTCAGACTCAGCAAGACAGAGTGAAGGTATTTAACCAATCTTGGCTTCCAATAAGAAACCagaagggaaaggaggagaagaagttTGACTTCACAGTCTGCGTGTCCACTCTGTTTGGAGATTACAACAATGTGCTTCAGTTTGCGCAGAccctggagatgtacag GTTGCTGGGTGTGGACAGAGTGGTGATCTATAACAGTAGCTGTGGCCCAGACCTCGATCGCCTGCTGCAGGGCTACAGCCAGGAGGGCTTTGTGGAGATGGTTCCTTGGCCAATCAACAAGTTTCTGAATCCATCTCATGGCTGGCTCTTCTCAAGGAGTGGGGGGGACATGCACTACCATGGCCAGCAGGCCACGCTTAATGAGTGCATTTACAGATCCATGGAGCGCTCCCAATACGTCCTGTTGAATGATATTGATGAGATTATAATGCCATACCACCACAACAACCTAAAGCTACTCAtggaaacactccaacatcaCCATCCAAAT GCAGGGGTGTTCCTCATTGAGAACTTTATCTTCCCCAAGGAACATTTTGAGCCAAATGGGAAATTTAACTTGTCTCAGTGGAAAGGGGTGCCTGGAGTTAACATTCTGGAGCACATCTACCGTGAGGAACTTAAAGCAAATGAATACCACCGGTACAAGATGATAATTCAGCCAAG GATGGTGGAGCAGACTTCAGTGCATGAGCCACTCAAGAGTTTTGGAGAACAGTACAAAGTTCCAGTAAGCTTTTGTCGGATGATTCACATCCGGGGAGGTACACCGCCATTGTTGCCGGTGAGGGAGCTCATTGAAGACAAACGACTGTGGGACTTCACTGAAAATCTGACTGTAAATGTGGACAAAGCACTGGAGAGAGCAGGACTGCTGAGCTGA
- the LOC124072016 gene encoding uncharacterized protein LOC124072016: MDTGKVKWKIFFLFVIFNIILFYTLSTPRTVRSIPQPRAPPSPCPFRISNDTITPLDNTKHLLVSAFMDQRVKDFDIRIIGIFRRDSIQPLYCVFCCSGWSSTATPTTIFQHPDNFGFPFVTTDVVCPIPRNCKATHVSLQTQEYRVNVFNQTWLPIRNQKGKEEKKFDFTVCVSNLFGDYNNVLQFAQTLEMYRLLGVDRVVIYNTSCGPDLDRLLQGYIQEGFVEMVPWPIDKFLNPSRGWLFSESGGDVHYFGQLTTLNECIYRSMERSQYVLLNDIDEIIMPYQHNSLKLLMETLQKQHPRTGVFLIENHIFPKKHFEPNGTFHLPQWNGVPGVNILEHIYREDPDRKIYHPHKMIIQPRMVEQTSVHEVLKNFGDRYKVPPDICRIIHVRVALQGALTVEQLNVDKRLWDFSEKLIPKVDKALEKAGLLSSKGQR; encoded by the exons ATGGATACAGGCAAAGTCAAATGGAAGATCTTTTTCCTCTTCGTTATTTTCAACATCATTCTCTTCTACACTCTGAGCACACCCAGGACAGTGAGGTCCATCCCACAACCCCGTGCACCTCCAAGCCCATGCCCCTTCAGGATCTCTAATGACACCATCACCCCCCTTGACAATACCAAGCACTTACTGGTGTCAGCCTTCATGGACCAGAGAGTGAAGGACTTTGACATTCGCATCATTGGAATATTCAGGAGAGACTCCATCCAACCTCtttactgtgttttctgctgttcagGCTGGTCATCAACCGCAACTCCAACAACAATTTTCCAACACCCGGACAACTTTGGTTTTCCATTTGTCACAACAGATGTCGTGTGTCCGATTCCTCGAAACTGCAAGGCTACACATGTTAGTCTTCAGACTCAGGAATATAGAGTGAATGTATTTAACCAAACTTGGCTTCCCATAAGAAACCAgaaggggaaggaggagaagaagttTGACTTCACAGTCTGCGTGTCCAACCTGTTTGGAGATTACAACAATGTGCTTCAGTTTGCACAGAccctggagatgtacag GTTGCTGGGTGTGGACAGAGTGGTGATCTATAACACCAGCTGTGGCCCAGACCTCGATCGCCTGCTGCAGGGCTACATCCAGGAGGGCTTTGTGGAGATGGTTCCTTGGCCAATCGACAAGTTTCTGAATCCATCTCGTGGCTGGCTCTTCTCAGAGAGTGGGGGGGACGTGCACTACTTTGGTCAGCTGACCACGCTTAATGAGTGCATTTACAGATCTATGGAGCGCTCCCAATACGTCCTGTTGAATGATATTGATGAGATTATAATGCCATACCAACACAACAGCCTAAAGCTACTCATGGAAACGCTTCAAAAACAGCATCCAAGG ACAGGGGTGTTCCTCATTGAGAACCATATCTTCCCCAAGAAACATTTTGAGCCAAATGGGACATTTCATCTTCCTCAATGGAACGGGGTGCCTGGAGTTAATATTCTGGAGCACATCTACCGTGAGGACCCTGACAGAAAAATATACCATCCACACAAGATGATAATTCAGCCAAG GATGGTGGAGCAGACTTCAGTGCACGAGGTGCTCAAGAATTTTGGAGACCGGTACAAAGTCCCTCCAGACATTTGTCGGATAATTCATGTCCGCGTTGCTCTGCAGGGAGCGTTGACTGTGGAACAGCTCAATGTAGACAAACGACTGTGGGACTTCAGTGAAAAACTGATTCCCAAAGTGGACAAAGCACTGGAGAAAGCAGGCCTGCTGAGCTCAAAAGGGCAGAGGTGA
- the LOC124072017 gene encoding uncharacterized protein LOC124072017 isoform X1, whose translation MSKVSKWLLISVLLAAFIFIFFYKLRVDRTVRSIPQPRAAPNACPFRVSDDTITPLSNTKHLLVSAFMDQRVKGFDIRIIGIFRRDSIQPLYCVFCCSGHLSTTTATTILQHTDNFGFPFATTDVMCPIPQNCKATHVSLQTQQDRVEVFNQTWLPIRNQKGKEEKMFDFTVCVSNLFGEYNNVLQFAQTLEMYRLLGVDRVVIYNTSCGPDLERLLQGYSQEGFVEMVPWPIDKHLNPSRGWLFSMSGGDVHYFGQLATLNECIYRSMDRSRYVLLNDIDEIIMPYHHNNLKLLMETLQQQHPNTGVFLIENHAYPKKPFEESKMGPLPQWKGVPGFNILERIYREEPDRSIYHPHKLIVQPRSVEQTSVHEVLKTFDKIFKVPPDVCRVIHSPIKVSSQRPQEFLHVDTRLWDFEEKLITRVNEALSRTGLLSSEG comes from the exons ATGTCAAAAGTATCAAAATGGTTGTTAATCTCCGTCTTACTTGCTGCCtttatcttcatcttcttctacAAACTGAGAGTGGACAGGACAGTGAGGTCCATCCCACAACCCCGTGCAGCTCCAAATGCATGCCCCTTCAGGGTCTCTGATGACACCATCACCCCCCTCAGCAATACCAAGCACTTACTGGTGTCAGCCTTCATGGACCAGAGAGTGAAGGGCTTTGACATTCGCATCATTGGAATATTCAGGAGAGACTCCATCCAACCTCtttactgtgttttctgctgttcagGCCATTTATCAACTACAACTGCAACAACAATTTTACAACACACGGACAACTTTGGTTTTCCCTTCGCCACGACGGATGTCATGTGTCCGATCCCTCAAAACTGCAAGGCTACACATGTTAGTCTTCAGACTCAGCAAGACAGAGTGGAGGTATTTAACCAAACTTGGCTTCCAATAAGAAACCAgaaggggaaggaggagaagatgtTTGACTTCACAGTCTGCGTGTCCAACCTGTTTGGAGAATACAACAATGTTCTTCAGTTTGCACAGAccctggagatgtacag GTTGCTGGGTGTGGACAGAGTGGTGATCTATAACACCAGCTGTGGCCCAGACCTCGAACGCCTGCTGCAGGGCTACAGCCAGGAGGGCTTTGTGGAGATGGTTCCTTGGCCAATCGACAAGCATCTGAATCCATCTCGTGGCTGGCTTTTCTCAATGAGTGGGGGGGACGTGCACTACTTTGGTCAGCTGGCCACGCTTAATGAGTGCATTTACAGATCCATGGACCGCTCCCGATACGTCCTGTTGAATGATATTGATGAGATTATAATGCCGTACCACCACAACAACCTAAAGCTACTCATGGAAACGCTCCAACAGCAGCATCCAAAT ACAGGGGTGTTCTTGATTGAAAATCATGCCTATCCCAAGAAACCCTTTGAGGAAAGTAAAATGGGTCCACTGCCTCAATGGAAAGGAGTGCCAGGTTTTAATATTTTGGAGCGCATCTACAGGGAGGAGCCTGACAGAAGTATATACCACCCCCACAAGTTGATAGTTCAGCCAAG GTCAGTGGAGCAGACCTCAGTCCATGAGGTCCTCAAGACATTTGATAAAATATTCAAGGTTCCACCAGATGTCTGTCGGGTCATTCACAGCCCAATCAAAGTCTCAAGTCAACGCCCGCAAGAATTTCTCCATGTAGACACTCGACTGTGGGACTTTGAAGAGAAACTGATCACCAGAGTGAACGAGGCGCTGAGTAGAACGGGGCTGCTGAGCTCAGAGGGGTAG
- the LOC124072017 gene encoding glycosyltransferase family 92 protein F13G3.3-like isoform X2: MCPIPQNCKATHVSLQTQQDRVEVFNQTWLPIRNQKGKEEKMFDFTVCVSNLFGEYNNVLQFAQTLEMYRLLGVDRVVIYNTSCGPDLERLLQGYSQEGFVEMVPWPIDKHLNPSRGWLFSMSGGDVHYFGQLATLNECIYRSMDRSRYVLLNDIDEIIMPYHHNNLKLLMETLQQQHPNTGVFLIENHAYPKKPFEESKMGPLPQWKGVPGFNILERIYREEPDRSIYHPHKLIVQPRSVEQTSVHEVLKTFDKIFKVPPDVCRVIHSPIKVSSQRPQEFLHVDTRLWDFEEKLITRVNEALSRTGLLSSEG; the protein is encoded by the exons ATGTGTCCGATCCCTCAAAACTGCAAGGCTACACATGTTAGTCTTCAGACTCAGCAAGACAGAGTGGAGGTATTTAACCAAACTTGGCTTCCAATAAGAAACCAgaaggggaaggaggagaagatgtTTGACTTCACAGTCTGCGTGTCCAACCTGTTTGGAGAATACAACAATGTTCTTCAGTTTGCACAGAccctggagatgtacag GTTGCTGGGTGTGGACAGAGTGGTGATCTATAACACCAGCTGTGGCCCAGACCTCGAACGCCTGCTGCAGGGCTACAGCCAGGAGGGCTTTGTGGAGATGGTTCCTTGGCCAATCGACAAGCATCTGAATCCATCTCGTGGCTGGCTTTTCTCAATGAGTGGGGGGGACGTGCACTACTTTGGTCAGCTGGCCACGCTTAATGAGTGCATTTACAGATCCATGGACCGCTCCCGATACGTCCTGTTGAATGATATTGATGAGATTATAATGCCGTACCACCACAACAACCTAAAGCTACTCATGGAAACGCTCCAACAGCAGCATCCAAAT ACAGGGGTGTTCTTGATTGAAAATCATGCCTATCCCAAGAAACCCTTTGAGGAAAGTAAAATGGGTCCACTGCCTCAATGGAAAGGAGTGCCAGGTTTTAATATTTTGGAGCGCATCTACAGGGAGGAGCCTGACAGAAGTATATACCACCCCCACAAGTTGATAGTTCAGCCAAG GTCAGTGGAGCAGACCTCAGTCCATGAGGTCCTCAAGACATTTGATAAAATATTCAAGGTTCCACCAGATGTCTGTCGGGTCATTCACAGCCCAATCAAAGTCTCAAGTCAACGCCCGCAAGAATTTCTCCATGTAGACACTCGACTGTGGGACTTTGAAGAGAAACTGATCACCAGAGTGAACGAGGCGCTGAGTAGAACGGGGCTGCTGAGCTCAGAGGGGTAG